The following is a genomic window from Synechococcales cyanobacterium CNB.
TGCCCATCGCCTGCTGCTCGATGCTCTCCATCTCGGCGATCCGGGCCGTGACGATGGCGAGGCGTGCCCGCAACTCATCGCTGCGGAGCGTGACGATCGGTTCGCCGGCGCGGACCGCGTCGCCGATGCGGACGTGCGCCTCCTCGACGAACCCGTCGGCACCGAAGAAGACGCCGGTGGATGCCTCGCTCTCGACGACGCCCGTAGCGCGCCTGTGGTCGGGCATGGGCACAAGGCCGACCGCACCGAGACCGACGGCGATCATCGCCAGGCTGGTCGCGATCGCCCGCGGCCGGAAGTCGGCGAGCGACGGGTGGCTCGCCAGCCAGTGGACGAACTTGCCGACGGGCAGGATGAACCACATGCCCGCCGTCCAGATCGCCAGCACCAGCCCGATGGCGAAGAGTTTGCCCATCACGTAGAGCGTGATCGAGAAGAACAGGAAGATGCGGTAGGCGAGCGCGAGGATGCCGTAGGTGTAGAGGATGGCCGTCTCGCCGCGCTGGCTGCTCGGGGGCGTCTCGTTCTTCATCCTGTAGACGCGGGTCTTGAAGAAGTGTTTGAGCTGGTTCATCGACCGCTGCATGAGGTTGGGCACCTCGAGCAGGTCGGCGAGAATGAAGTAGCCGTCGAAGCGCATGAGCGGGTTGGCGTTGAAGAGGATGGTGGACACCGACGCCGTGAAGATGGCGTTGTACGCGATCTGATGCACCAACGAGCCGGGCTGTGTATTCAGCCATACGAGCGCAGCGATCGACGCCACGAACAACTCGAAGATCATCCCCCCCGCGCCGACCGCGATTCGCTTCCACTTGCTGGCGAAGGACCAGGCGGCCGAGGCATCGACGTAGGGTGCCGGGAAGAGGACGAGCAGCATGAAGCCGAACTCCGGCACCTGCCCGCCGAACCGCTTGCAGATGACGCCGTGCCCCGTCTCGTGAATCGCCTTCGTCACGATGAACACGACGACGAGCCAAGGCCACAGCGTCGGGTCGCGGTAGACGTCTTCCGCCTGTCCGAGCAGGGCTTCCCAGTGCGGTGCGAGCTGCACGAGCGCGAACAGCACGAAGGCCAGCCACGCGAAGAAGCCCCACTTGTTCAGCACCGGCCGCAGGATCGGCTCGATCCATGCGAGGTAACGGTCCGGGTTGAAGACCCGGATG
Proteins encoded in this region:
- a CDS encoding HlyD family efflux transporter periplasmic adaptor subunit, which encodes MSERPTFSPFWHRVRAMKPRLRPHVQITRQHYRGRRWHVVRDPSSNQFYRLNPIAHEFVGLFDGSRTVEEIWQACLERHGDAAPTQGEVIQLISQLYNSNLLAADVTPETEQLLRRGRKRLGQKAAQQAIGIMYFRIRVFNPDRYLAWIEPILRPVLNKWGFFAWLAFVLFALVQLAPHWEALLGQAEDVYRDPTLWPWLVVVFIVTKAIHETGHGVICKRFGGQVPEFGFMLLVLFPAPYVDASAAWSFASKWKRIAVGAGGMIFELFVASIAALVWLNTQPGSLVHQIAYNAIFTASVSTILFNANPLMRFDGYFILADLLEVPNLMQRSMNQLKHFFKTRVYRMKNETPPSSQRGETAILYTYGILALAYRIFLFFSITLYVMGKLFAIGLVLAIWTAGMWFILPVGKFVHWLASHPSLADFRPRAIATSLAMIAVGLGAVGLVPMPDHRRATGVVESEASTGVFFGADGFVEEAHVRIGDAVRAGEPIVTLRSDELRARLAIVTARIAEMESIEQQAMGRGSTATAQVARQRIDTLGGQADYLRKEIEKLIVRAPHDGRVVSADPAALVGSFAKRGEPVCRVVDESRVRVTALLKQQDADWHYALGQERYRVEVRFLSRAGDTVPGRVVKVLEAGQTRLPHPSLGYGGGGSVATAKDDNTGLVATNPQFVMHVEPLPAQAGQWTGMPGERVRLRFTLPRTPLAWQWIDRLHKLVQGKVNV